The nucleotide sequence AAGACGGGCTTTTCGCAAGGCGCGACCAACCCGTTTGCGATCGACAGCGGCAACGGCACGAGCAGCACGGCGACCTCGTCAGTGAACTCGGGCAATTGTCCGCAGATCGCGCCGGAGACGATGAGCGCGCTGCTTGCTGCGCAAGGCCAGTCGTCGGACGGCACGAGCACGTCCGTCAGCTCGACCTCGTCGATGAGCAGGCAGGATGCGCTGAAGGATCTGTTCTCGCAGATCGATGCCGATGGCGACGGCAGTATCACCAAGTCGGAGTTCGAGAACGCACTGGGCGCGGGTGGTACCAATTTGGCGCAGGCCGATGACGTGTTCTCGAAGCTCGATGCAAATTCCGATGGCAACGTCAGCCTCGACGAGATGTCGAAGGCGCTGAAGAGCGGCCATCACGGCCACCATCACGCCCAGGGCGCGAGCAGCTCGGGCGATGCGTCCGGCAGCTCGCAGTCGGGCGGTTCGACCTCGACCACGACGACCAACGCCGATGGCTCGACCACCACCACGGTCACCTATGCCGACGGTTTCAAGGTGTCGACGACGGTTCCGGGCGTGTCGGGCGCCGGCAACGCAGCCTATAACTGGTTCGAGCAGATGATGCAGCGCCAGGGGCAGGCTTCGTCCGCGACCGCATCTTCATCGATGTCGATGAGCGTGTGAGCCTGGGCGTCTTCCGCCAATGACGGTGTCATGCCCCGCGCAGGCGGGGCATCCAGTACGCCGCGGCCTCTCGATTTCACACGACCGTCTCTCGCATACTGGATCGCCCGGTCTTCGCCGGGCGATGACGCGTGACGCGTGGGGAGAGGGGTGTCCCTACTATGCGCCGAACTTATCCCTCCACGCCGGCAGCGCGTCCGCGAACGGCAGCGCGGTGGCACTGTGGACGCCGCGTGCGATCGCGCGCGCGACCACGTTGGCAGCGACCATGCCGAGCTCGGTGAGCTCGACCAGCGGCTCGATCGGTTTCTCGCAGGTGGCCGCCGCAAACAGCACGTCGCCGTCGAGCGGGGCGTGGACGGGATAGATGGCGCGGGCAAATCCGGTCTGCGCGATCATCGCGAGCCGCTTGGCCTGCGCCTTGGTTAGAACAGCATCGGTGACGACGAGGCCGATCGTGGTGTTCTCGCGCGCGCTTGCGGCCGGGCCGCCCTTGATACGCATCGCCAGCATGTCCGGTGTGAACCCGGCCGGCAAGCCGCGCCCGCCGAACTCGCCGTTCTCCTCGAACGGCGAGGCCCAGAACCACGGCCCGTCACCAACTGTGACGCTGCCGACCGCATTGACCACCATGATCGCGGCGACCTTGACGCCGTTCGCCGTCATGGCCGATGCCGAGCCGAGCCCACCCTTGAAGGTCGCCGTGGTGGCGCCGAGGCCGGCGCCGACGCTGCCGAGAGCGAAGTCGGTGCCGGCAGAGGCGGCCGCGGCGTAGCCGAGATCGCGATAGGGCGAAAAGCGGCCCCAGGACTTGTCGCCGCCATTGAGCAGATCGAACACGATCGCGCCGGGCACGATGGGGATCACGGCTTCTCGGATCCTGAACCCGCGGCCCTGTTCGGCGAGCCAGGCCTGTACGCCGCCGCCGGCATCGAGCCCGAAGGCGGAGCCGCCCGACAGTGCGATCGCGTCGACGCGCTCGACCGTGTTGGCGACATCGAGCAGCGAGACCTCGCGCGTGCCGGGTCCTCCGCCGCGGACGTCGATCGCCGCCACCGCCGGGGAATCGAAGATGATCGCGGTCGTGCCGGAGGCGAGCTTGGCGTCGTCGGCGTGACCGACGCGAACGCCGGCAATATCGGTGAGAAGGTTTTTCAAGGACGGCACTCCTGGGGCAGGCGACCTGCCTGAAGCGATAGCGCAGGCGCCGGGCCCGCTCAACTGGCGAGCGCCGTCCTGATCATCCTGGCGAGCTCGGACTTGCGGTAGGGCTTTGCCAGGAGCAGCACGCCGGAATCGAGGCGGCCGTGATGGACGATGGCGTTCTCGGTGTAGCCCGAGGTGAACAGCGTCTTCAGGTCCGGACGCCGGCGTGCCGCCTCGTCGGCAAGCTGACGGCCGTTCATCGCGCCCGGCATGATGACGTCGGTGAAGAGCAGGTCGATGCCGGTATCAGCATCGATGACGGCGAGCGCCTCGGCCGCGTTGGCGGCTTCGAGCGCGGCATAACCGAGGCTCTTGATCTGGGTCACGACATACTGCCGCACCAGGGCGTCGTCCTCGACGATCAGGATCTTCTCGTCGCCGCCGGTGATCGGCACATTCTGCAGCGCCTCGTACTCGGTCTCCTGCACGCCGGTCGAACGCGGCAGGTAGATCTTCACGCTCGTGCCGTGGCCTTCCTCGCTGTAGATCTTGATGTGGCCGCCGGATTGTTTGACGAAGCCGAACACCATACTGAGCCCGAGGCCCGTTCCCTTGCCGACCTCCTTGGTGGTGAAGAAGGGATCGAATACCCGATCGATCAAGTCGGGCGCAATTCCGCTGCCGGTATCGCTGACCGCGATCATCACGTAGTTGCCGGGTGCGACGTCGGCGTTCATGCTGGCATAGCCGTCGTCGAGAAAGACGTTACGGGTCTCCAGTACGAGCGTGCCGCCGTCGGGCATGGCGTCGCGCGCATTCAAGGCGAGATTGAGGATCGCGGTGGTGAGCTGGTTCGGATCGATCAGCGCCGGCCAGGCATCTTCGGTGAGTTGCGGGGTGATGGTGATCTGCTCGCCAAGGGTCGGATGCAGCAGCTTGGCGGCTTCGAGCATCAGCCTGTTGACGTCGATTTCGCGCGGCTGAAGCGGCTGCTTGCGGGCGAAGGCGAGCAGATGCTTGGTGAGCTGCGCGCCGCGCTCGGCGGCATCGTCGATCAGCTTGGTGATGGCGGCAAGCTCGGGACGATCGGCGACGGCATCCGCCAGGATGCCGATCGTGCCGGTGATGACGGTCAACACGTTGTTGAAGTCGTGGGCGACGCCGCCGGTCAACTGGCCGATGGCATCCATCTTCTGGACCTGCCTGAACTGGGCCTCGGCAGCCTGTTTCTCGGTCAGGTCGCGCCCGATGAAGAAATGGCGCTTCACAGGCTCCGACCAGGTGCCCATCCAGTTCAGCGTAACCTCGTGACCATCGTAGTGGTAGTAGCGCGCCTCGAAGCTGCGCTTGATCTGGCCACGTCGCGCCGCGCGCATCTCGTTGCGCGTACTCTCGAGATCGTCGGGATGGATGAACTCGGTCGCGCTGTGCCCGATCATGTCCTCCGGTTTGAGGCCGAGGATGGTGGTCACGCTCGGGCTGACCTGGACGAAATTGCCGTAGCCGTCGGTGACTAGGATCAGGTCCTGCGACGTCTCGAAGATGCGCTGGCGTTCCTCGACCTCCCGGCGCAGCTTCTCCCTGGACTGCATCTCCTCGGTGATGTCATGCGCGATCTTGGAGATGCCGATGATCTCCCCGCCCGCCGCCCTCAGCGGCGAAATGTTGAGCACGACGTCGAGCTGACGGCCGTCCTTTCGCAGCCGCACCGTCTCGTGCTGAGCGATCGATTCGTTGCTGCTGATGCGGTTGAGAATGTTACGGACTTCCGGCTTGCGGTCCTTGGGCACGATGAGATCGATCGGCTTGCCGATAGCCTCGGTGGCGTAATGGCCGAATAGGCGCTCGGCGGCCCTGTTCCAGCCGGTGATGATGCCGTCGAGGGAAGTCGTGATGATGGCGTCATTGGAGGACTCGACGACGGCGCCGTACAGCGCGAGACGCTTGCCATAGAAGTCGCGATCCGAGGCCGACTGCTCGCGCAGCCTGCCGACGAGGTCGACCGTATGCGCCTGGAGACGGAC is from Bradyrhizobium sp. ISRA430 and encodes:
- a CDS encoding EF-hand domain-containing protein: MLFALGAVSTALDAIQSLTSSKSSSAQKTGFSQGATNPFAIDSGNGTSSTATSSVNSGNCPQIAPETMSALLAAQGQSSDGTSTSVSSTSSMSRQDALKDLFSQIDADGDGSITKSEFENALGAGGTNLAQADDVFSKLDANSDGNVSLDEMSKALKSGHHGHHHAQGASSSGDASGSSQSGGSTSTTTTNADGSTTTTVTYADGFKVSTTVPGVSGAGNAAYNWFEQMMQRQGQASSATASSSMSMSV
- a CDS encoding PAS domain S-box protein, whose amino-acid sequence is MSKTGLQEVTVPSIDRSTFLSTVPATSKDHTAALVIVGVSSILFALAVPFAGMPLERVPAFIASYQSALAVCDVITAVLLFSQFAALRTRALLWLSSGYLFTAAAAVVHALSFPGLFAPSGLFGSGPQTTAWLYMIWHGGFPLFVLAYVWWKGVNGGVEISGPTRNAIIGSVLGVGAAVAAVTWIVTARHDLLPALLKEGGGFTTAQVGVISFVWSLSFAALIGLWFRRPHAVIDVWLMAVMCAWLFDIALSGIFNSARFDLGFYAGRLYGLCAAIFVLAALLIENVRLQAHTVDLVGRLREQSASDRDFYGKRLALYGAVVESSNDAIITTSLDGIITGWNRAAERLFGHYATEAIGKPIDLIVPKDRKPEVRNILNRISSNESIAQHETVRLRKDGRQLDVVLNISPLRAAGGEIIGISKIAHDITEEMQSREKLRREVEERQRIFETSQDLILVTDGYGNFVQVSPSVTTILGLKPEDMIGHSATEFIHPDDLESTRNEMRAARRGQIKRSFEARYYHYDGHEVTLNWMGTWSEPVKRHFFIGRDLTEKQAAEAQFRQVQKMDAIGQLTGGVAHDFNNVLTVITGTIGILADAVADRPELAAITKLIDDAAERGAQLTKHLLAFARKQPLQPREIDVNRLMLEAAKLLHPTLGEQITITPQLTEDAWPALIDPNQLTTAILNLALNARDAMPDGGTLVLETRNVFLDDGYASMNADVAPGNYVMIAVSDTGSGIAPDLIDRVFDPFFTTKEVGKGTGLGLSMVFGFVKQSGGHIKIYSEEGHGTSVKIYLPRSTGVQETEYEALQNVPITGGDEKILIVEDDALVRQYVVTQIKSLGYAALEAANAAEALAVIDADTGIDLLFTDVIMPGAMNGRQLADEAARRRPDLKTLFTSGYTENAIVHHGRLDSGVLLLAKPYRKSELARMIRTALAS
- a CDS encoding P1 family peptidase — encoded protein: MKNLLTDIAGVRVGHADDAKLASGTTAIIFDSPAVAAIDVRGGGPGTREVSLLDVANTVERVDAIALSGGSAFGLDAGGGVQAWLAEQGRGFRIREAVIPIVPGAIVFDLLNGGDKSWGRFSPYRDLGYAAAASAGTDFALGSVGAGLGATTATFKGGLGSASAMTANGVKVAAIMVVNAVGSVTVGDGPWFWASPFEENGEFGGRGLPAGFTPDMLAMRIKGGPAASARENTTIGLVVTDAVLTKAQAKRLAMIAQTGFARAIYPVHAPLDGDVLFAAATCEKPIEPLVELTELGMVAANVVARAIARGVHSATALPFADALPAWRDKFGA